The Candidatus Saccharibacteria bacterium RAAC3_TM7_1 nucleotide sequence ACTTATTAATGACTTTCCTCTTCAAATAAAATAACGGCCACACCGTGACCGTTATTTCACGTCACAGTTACTTATTATTTGTTGGCGTCAACGTTTGACTGCTTTGGCTCATCCTGCGCTTTTCCGCCCGGCATCGTTTCCTCGGCCTGAGAGGTCTGGTCGGTGTCTTCACCATTTTCAGACTCGACTTCGCTTTCGTCTTCGGCATCACCAGCCGCTGCTTCGTTGGCTGCCTGCAGCGCGCTCGGCTCCCAGACGCTAGCGATTACCAGCTCAGTTACGCTGTGCTGTTCTTCGTCTTCGTCACCATGACCGGATTCGTGCTCAACAAGCTCTACTTTCTCAGGTAATGTTACGTCGCTAAGTAGCAACTTCTCGCCTGGCTCTTTCAGACCACGAATGTCAGCGTGCAATGCATCCGGCAAGTCCATCGGCAGTGCTCGCACTTCAATCTTGTCGATTGTCTGCAGGACGATCAGGCCGTTCTTTTCGGCCTCTGACTCACCCTCGCCATCGAGTTGAATAGGCACTTCAGCCACCACTGGGTCGGATGCTTTCACCGCGTGGAATGATACGTGACGGATAGTTCCCTTCACTGGGTCATGATCGACTTCTTTAATCATGGCGATCCGCTTTTTACCGGCTACCGTAATGTGAACCGGCGTATAAGTACCGGCCTGTCGGTACAGCTTTTCCATGACATTGGCTGCGATTTGCACCGCCACTGGCTCAACGCCTGGACCATACACAACAGCCGGCACAATACCGTCTTTACGTAGCCCAGCAACTTTTTTGCCTTGGACAGTACGTTCATCTAAACTAAGTGACAACTTATCTCCCATCTCTCTCCCTTTCTGGATACGTTTACGGAGTTTTTACTCCTTTTAGTATACCATAAATCACCCTTAGGCTGGTACAATAGAGCAGATGGAAGCCTTACTCAACCTGATCACCGGCCTTGGTATTTTTGCCATTTTATTTGTGATCTACGCCGAGTCTGGACTGCTGTTTGGCTTCTTATTCCCTGGTGACAGCCTGCTGTTTACCGCTGGGTTTTTGTTCCAACAAGGTATCTTACCGGGGTCACTGCCAATCTCAATCCACCTCTTTGCGTTTTTACTCTTCATCTCGGCATCACTCGGCCAAAGCACTGGCTATATATTCGGTAAAAGAGTCGGTCGCAAACTGTTTGACCGCCCAAACACTCGGCTGTTTCGCCGGGAAAACTTAGAGCGAACCGAAGCTTTCTACGACAAATACGGTCCGCTCGCTATTACCTTAGCCTGCTACGTACCATTTGTACGCACCTTCGTACCAATTGTCGCCGGCATCAGCAAGATGACTTACCGCCAATTCCTGCCGTTTAATATCCTTGGTGCCTTTACTTGGACGTATAGTTTTACGTACCTTGGCTATTTTGCCGGCAAGGTCTTACACGACGCGGGCGTCAATATCGAGATCGCGGCACTGATCATTATTTTCTTGTCGATCTCACCAATGATTTATCATTTGCTCAAAGACGGCAAGCGCCGTAAAGCACTCTGGGCAAGCACCATGCGTGAAATCAAAATTCTACTTGGCCGCGAAAAGCGGTCGTAAGTACTGTCCGGTAAATGACTCCTTGGTTTTCGTCACCTCTTCAGGCGTGCCTTCGGCTACGATTTGCCCGCCACCATTACCACCTTCCGGACCCATATCGATCAAATGATCAGCTGTTTTGATAACATCAAGGTTGTGCTCGATGATAATCATGCTGTTGCCGCCCTCGACCAGTTGCTGCAGAATCGTGAGTAGTCGTTTGACGTCTGCCGAGTGCAGGCCAGTCGTCGGTTCATCGAGAATATAGAGCGTTTTGCCAGTGGAGCGGCGCGATAGCTCGCTAGCAAGTTTGATACGTTGCGCCTCACCGCCCGAGAACGTTGTGGCTGGCTGACCGAGACGAATGTAGCCAAGACCCACGTCAACGAGGGTGTCGAGTTTACGCGCGATACTCGGTACGTTAGCAAAAAATTCTGCGGCCTGTTCGACTGTCATTGCGAGCACATCGGCGATCGTCTTTTCCTTATACTTAATCTCGAGTGCTTCGCGGTTATAGCGTTTACCCTTACATTCACTACAGGTGACGTAGACATCGGGTAAAAAGTGCATCTCGATTTTGATGACGCCGTCGCCTTGGCAGTTTTCACAGCGTCCACCCTTGACGTTAAAGCTAAAGCGGCCGGCTTTGTAGCCGCGAATATTGGCTTCCGGTGTACTGGCAAACAGTTCGCGAATCGGCGTAAAGACCCCCGTGTAGGTCGCCGGGTTAGAGCGCGGCGTCCGGCCAATCGCTGACTGATCGATGATGATCGCCTTGTCGAGCTGGTCGATGCCTTCGATATTCTCATGCTTACCTGGCACGGTTTGAGCTCGGTGCAGACGCGCGGAAAGTTCTTTCGCTAATATGTCGTTTACCAAGGTAGATTTACCGGAGCCACTGACGCCACTGACGACCGTTATGACGCCAAGCGGAAATGCCACGTCAATGTCTTTTAGGTTATTCTCGGCTGCGCCGCGAATGACAAGCTTACGATCTTTATTGATCGCTCGACGCTTCTTAGGAATCGGGATCGACTCTTTGCCACTCAAGTAGCGACCCGTAATACTCTTATCATTCGCCGCGACCTCGTCGGGTGTGCCATACGCTACCACTTCCCCACCGTGTACGCCGGCGTGCGGTCCGATATCAAGCAAGTAGTCAGCGTGACGAATCGTATCTTCGTCGTGCTCAACGACCAGCACAGTATTGCCAAGATCGCGCAGGTGCTTGAGTGTGCCGATTAGACGGTCATTATCGCGCTGATGCAGGCCGATCGATGGCTCGTCGAGCACGTACAGCACACCCTGAAGACCCGAGCCAATTTGCGTCGCCAAGCGAATACGCTGCGCCTCGCCGCCAGAAAGCGTATTAGCCGCGCGTGACAGCTCCAGGTACGTCAGGCCGACGTTGCTCATAAAGCCGAGCCGGGCGCGGATTTCTTTCATGATTTGAGCAGCAATAAACTGCTCTTCGTCGGTCAGATTCAGGCCGTTTGTAAAATAGTCAAGCGCTTCATCGACCCCAAGATTACAAATATCCATGATATTACGCTCATGAATCGTTACTGCCAGTACCACCGGTTTGAGACGAGCGCCACCACAAGCATGACATCTACGCTCACGCATGAAACGCTCGATGTCGCGGCGCATAAAGTCGCTGTCAGTTTCTTTGTGACGGCGCTCCAGGTTTGGGATCACGCCTTCATAGGTTGACTGGTAACTACGGCCAGCACCGATATCAACAGTGTATTTCTGGCTGCCGGTACCGTAGAGTACCATGTCGAGTGCTTCTTTTGTGAGGTTTTTCACTGGTGTCGTAACTGAAAATCCATGTGCTTCGGCGACTTTTGCGAGCCGCTTCATATACCACGCATCGGAATTGACACGGTTGTACGGACGAATCGCGCCCTCGGAAATCGTCAGGTTAGGGTTAAACACC carries:
- a CDS encoding 50S ribosomal protein L25 (RAAC3_TM7_1_39), with amino-acid sequence MGDKLSLSLDERTVQGKKVAGLRKDGIVPAVVYGPGVEPVAVQIAANVMEKLYRQAGTYTPVHITVAGKKRIAMIKEVDHDPVKGTIRHVSFHAVKASDPVVAEVPIQLDGEGESEAEKNGLIVLQTIDKIEVRALPMDLPDALHADIRGLKEPGEKLLLSDVTLPEKVELVEHESGHGDEDEEQHSVTELVIASVWEPSALQAANEAAAGDAEDESEVESENGEDTDQTSQAEETMPGGKAQDEPKQSNVDANK
- a CDS encoding hypothetical protein (RAAC3_TM7_1_40), coding for MEALLNLITGLGIFAILFVIYAESGLLFGFLFPGDSLLFTAGFLFQQGILPGSLPISIHLFAFLLFISASLGQSTGYIFGKRVGRKLFDRPNTRLFRRENLERTEAFYDKYGPLAITLACYVPFVRTFVPIVAGISKMTYRQFLPFNILGAFTWTYSFTYLGYFAGKVLHDAGVNIEIAALIIIFLSISPMIYHLLKDGKRRKALWASTMREIKILLGREKRS
- a CDS encoding Excinuclease ABC subunit A (RAAC3_TM7_1_41), whose protein sequence is MSDVIRVVGAREHNLKDISVEIPRDKLVVITGLSGSGKSSLAFDTIYAEGQRRYVESLSSYARQFLGLMEKPDVDQIDGLSPAISIDQKSTSRNPRSTVATVTEIYDYLRLLFARIGVPHCPVCGKEVSRRTPQAIIDEVMKIDEGAKLMILAPIVKDKKGEFAHVPEQYRRLGFARARVDGVVYALDEFPELDKKYKHDIEIVVDRIVMAPAQITRITQSVEQALEIADGVVEIHHVDDETTRTFSQRYACVDHPNEDIPELEPRLFSFNAPHGACPVCTGLGSRLEVDPDLVFNPNLTISEGAIRPYNRVNSDAWYMKRLAKVAEAHGFSVTTPVKNLTKEALDMVLYGTGSQKYTVDIGAGRSYQSTYEGVIPNLERRHKETDSDFMRRDIERFMRERRCHACGGARLKPVVLAVTIHERNIMDICNLGVDEALDYFTNGLNLTDEEQFIAAQIMKEIRARLGFMSNVGLTYLELSRAANTLSGGEAQRIRLATQIGSGLQGVLYVLDEPSIGLHQRDNDRLIGTLKHLRDLGNTVLVVEHDEDTIRHADYLLDIGPHAGVHGGEVVAYGTPDEVAANDKSITGRYLSGKESIPIPKKRRAINKDRKLVIRGAAENNLKDIDVAFPLGVITVVSGVSGSGKSTLVNDILAKELSARLHRAQTVPGKHENIEGIDQLDKAIIIDQSAIGRTPRSNPATYTGVFTPIRELFASTPEANIRGYKAGRFSFNVKGGRCENCQGDGVIKIEMHFLPDVYVTCSECKGKRYNREALEIKYKEKTIADVLAMTVEQAAEFFANVPSIARKLDTLVDVGLGYIRLGQPATTFSGGEAQRIKLASELSRRSTGKTLYILDEPTTGLHSADVKRLLTILQQLVEGGNSMIIIEHNLDVIKTADHLIDMGPEGGNGGGQIVAEGTPEEVTKTKESFTGQYLRPLFAAK